GGTGATGGCTGAAAGACGGTATGTCATCGTATTGCAGGAACAAATCCGCACTGGGGCGAACCATAAAGGTGAACGTGCGTTCGCCGTGCTCATCCAGGTTGACCACTACGGTAGAGGTTCTCTGCCCGGCATCCAGATGCATAAAATCGGTGTTTACTTTTTCTTCATCCAGCGTGCGCTGCATAAAGCGACCAAAGGGATCGTCCCCCACTCGGCCAATGAAACCGCTGTTGCCGCCGAGGCGGGCAATGCCGACCGCGACGTTGGCAGGTGCCCCGCCGGGGCATTGCAGTAGCCGGCCATTCCCGTCCGGAAGCAGATCGACGACGGCATCGCCCAAAACCCATACTTGTACGCTCATTGTGTCCTCATTCTCAAGCTAAACATTGCTAAACTGATTTAGCTATTTAAACACACTCACGGAACGCGCTGAAACAAAATTCCTGCTGATTTGGGGACTTGTGTAACCAAAGTTCTTGGCCTGACGGTGTCGAATGCAAAACCGCTGTGCCATAATATCGCGCGACAACTCACCGAATGAGCCTTATTGGCAAGACGTTACGTCGAAAAAAGAGTATGCACATGGACATCAAACCAAAAAAACATCGCTCGCTTTATATCCCTTACGCCGGACCCGTTTTACTTGAATTCCCCCTGTTAAATAAAGGCAGCGCTTTCAGCATTGAAGAGCGCCGCAATTTCAACCTTCTCGGCCTGCTGCCGGAAGTGGTTGAAACCATCGAAGAACAAGCGGAGCGCGCCTGGATTCAGTACCAGGGCTTCAAAACCGAAATCGACAAGCACATCTACCTGCGCAACATCCAGGACACCAACGAAACGCTGTTCTACCGCCTGGTTGAAAATCATCTGGAAGAGATGATGCCGGTTATCTACACCCCGACCGTGGGTTCCGCCTGTGAACGCTTCTCAGAAATTTACCGCCGCTCCCGCGGGGTGTTCATCAACTATGAAAATCGTCACCACATGGACGATATTCTGCAGAATGTGCCTAACCACAACATCAAAGTGATCGTGGTTACCGACGGCGAACGTATTCTCGGCCTGGGCGACCAGGGCATCGGCGGGATGGGGATCCCTATCGGTAAGCTGTCGCTGTACACCGCCTGCGGCGGCATCAGCCCGGCTTACACCCTGCCGGTGGTGCTGGACGTCGGCACAAACAACCAGCAGCTGCTGAACGACCCGCTGTATATGGGCTCTCGTCACCCGCGTATTACCGGCGACGATTACTACGAATTCGTCGACGAGTTTATTCAGGCCGTTCGCCACCGCTGGCCGGATGTGCTGCTGCAGTTCGAAGACTTCGCACAGAAAAACGCCATGCCGCTGCTGACCCGCTACCGGGATGAAATCTGTTCGTTTAACGATGACATTCAGGGCACCGCCGCCGTAACCGTCGGGACGCTGATCGCCGCCAGCCGCGCGGCAGGCAGCCAACTCAACCAGCAGAAAATCGTCTTCCTGGGCGCAGGCTCTGCGGGCTGCGGCATCGCCGAGCAAATCATTGCCCAGATGCAGCGCGAAGGGCTGAGTGAAGAAGCCGCCCGCAGCAACGTGTTCATGGTTGACCGCTTTGGCCTGCTCACCGACAACATGCCTAACCTGCTCTCCTTCCAGACCAAACTGGTTCAGAGCCGTGAAAGCCTGGCCGAGTGGGATCTGGAAAACGAAGCGATTTCCCTGCTGGACGTGGTGCGCAACGCGAAGCCAAACATTCTCATCGGCGTTTCCGGCCAGACCGGCCTGTTCACCGAAGAGATCATCCGCGAAATGCACAAGCACTGCGCTCGTCCAATCGTGATGCCACTGTCTAACCCGACTTCCCGCGTGGAAGCGACTCCGCAGGACATCATCACCTGGACCGATGGTGCCGCGCTGGTTGCCACCGGCAGCCCGTTCGCACCGGTGACCTGGAAAGATAAAACGTACCCGATCGCCCAGTGCAACAACGCCTACATCTTCCCAGGCATTGGCCTCGGGGTGATTGCCTCCGGCGCGTCGCGCATTACCGACGAAATGCTGATGGCCGCCAGCGAGTCACTGGCTCAGCACTCCCCGCTGCTGAACGACGGTGAAGGCATGGTGCTGCCAGAGCTGAAAGACATTCAGAAAGTATCCCGCGCTATCGCCTTTGCCGTGGCGAAGATTGCCCAGCAGCAAGGCGTGGCGGTGGTGACCTCCGCTGAAGCCCTGAAGCAGGCCATCGACGACAACTTCTGGCTGCCGGAATACCGCGACTATCGCCGGACTTCCATCTAACGAAGCCATTGTGGTACGTGTTCAAACCCGCCTTTCGGCGGGTTTTTTATTTTCAGTTTCGCGCCTTAAGAAAGTCCAGAAAAGCGCGGAAAGCGGCGGACGGATGCTTACGATTCGGGAAATAGAGGTGAAAACCTGGCAGCTCCGGCAGCCAGTCATCCAGGACGGAAATCAACTTCCCGCTTTTAAGATGCGACTCGGCCATCTCCCGCAGCACATAGGCCAGCCCCACACCGTTAAGCGCCATGTCGAGAGCAATATCCAGGTCGTCCACAACCACGGGCCCTTTCACGACGACCTCCTCACGGCGTTCAGCTTGTTCAAAATACCAGCCAAAAGCTTTCCCGCTGGGGTAACGGAATTGAATACAGTGGTGTTCAGTTAACGCTTGTGGCTCGGTCGGGGTTCCGTGAAGAGCAAAATACCCCGGCGTGGCGACAACCGCGTAGCGTACCGGCGGACCGATAGGAATAGCTTTCATGTCCTTCTCTAAGACCCGGTTCAGCCTCACGCCAGCATCAAGCTGCGCCTTCACGATATCGACCAGCCGGTCATCCATTTGCACTTCAACCTGAATATCAGGGTACTGACGGGTAAAGTCGGCAATCAGCGGCGCAAGCTGAAGCCTGCCGCCCTGGCGCACAACATTGAGCCGAATAATACCCATTGGCGTATCGCGATAAAGGTTGAGTTCGTCGAGCGTGAGGCTGATGTCGTCAAAAGCCGGGGCAACCTTCTCATACAGTTTTCTTCCCGCCTCGGTAAGCGACACGCTGCGCGTCGTCCGGTTGAACAGCCTGACTTTAAGCCGCTCCTCCAGTTGGCGAATGGAATGACTAACGGCCGAGGGCGTTAACCCGACCTCTTCCGCCGCCTGACGAAAACTGCGGTACTTCGCCACGATCACGAAATAGCTGAAATCCACCAGTTTGATGCTCATTAGTGAATATCCCTCACTTCCCCATGAAAATTCATGATCTTTATTACACACCAGACGGGAGATAAAGTCTCGCTATCGCAATAGATAACCCTGATAACGAGGTTTTAAGATGAAAAACATTAAGTTAGAAAAAGTCTTTATCGCCGGTGGCTACGGCATGATTGGGGCGGCTATCGCCGGCCAGATTCGTGAGCATTTTCCTGCGGTTGAACTGGTGATTGCAGGCCGCAATCCGGCCAAAGGCGCGAAGCTTATCGAGCAGTTGGGATTCGCGAGCCTGGCGTGTATTGATCTTACTGGAACGGAAGTACCTGAGCAGGCCGCTACCGCGCAACTTATTATTGCCGCCGTCCCCGATCCTAAGAACCTGCTGGCTGAATTTGCCATCAAAAATAACATCGCCTTCATCAATATTACCCAGGCAACGGGTGACGCTATTTTGCCGCTGCTGAACTTAACTCAGCGCTATCAGCCGGCTCAGCCCGTTGTGCCGCTGGGCTATTACGAGGCGGGCCTGTTTTTACCGTTGGTGAGCCTGCTTGCCGCTGATTTTAGCGTGATTGATAGCGTGCAGCTTTCCGCCCTTCATGACCCGGCCGATCCCTTGGGAGAACTTTCCAGCAGCGAATTAGGCAACGAGCTTGCTCCCGCGCTGATTCGGGATTCAGGCAGCTGGGCATATTCATCCACTTCCCGGGAGATAACACTTCAGAATGGCGACGTGATTCAGGGCGTACCGTTCAGCATTCTGGATGTTACTGCGGTGGCGGCTATGACCCACGCGAGTACTGTCAGGCTGGATATCGCGGCGGGCACTTCAATGGGTATGCGCCAGCACGGCAATCCGTCTATTGATCTGTACGTTGATATTACCGGCACGGATTATGCTGGGGAGCATGTAAGTAAGCGCGTGGTTGCCTCTGACCCACACGGACAGGCGCATATGACCGCTTTTGGAGTACTGACGGTGATTAAAGCGATGCTGAAAAGTGAAAAAGATGGCCTGCTTGCCGCTGAGACGCTACTGGACATGGCCGAGGCGCTGCAGCAAATGAAAGACGCTGGGATCGGCGTTTTCCGTGGCTGATAAAACAAAACCCGCCATTTGGCGGGTTTGAATATTGCAGTGTTCTTTAAATCACGGCTTTTTGTAGGCGTAGCTCAGCAGAATCGGGTCGTCAGGGATCTGGGTGAACTGCGTAATTATCTGGTGGTAGTCCGCCGTCGGGTCGAGACCCTGCAGTTTTTGCGGGTACAGGTCTTTGGCTAAGATTTCCATCCCGACAATGTTGTACGGGTGGTTATAGAAGTGGTGATACACGCCGTAGACTTTGCCTTCTTTGACCGGCTCGATGTTCTGGAAGGTGTTACGGGCCAGTAGTTTACTGAAAGTCGCGTTTACTTCCTGCGGCGTGCCGCCGTAGCCAAACGGCAATACGCTTGGGTTCGGGCGTTTAGAACCGGACATAATATAGACGTCAGGCTTCATGGCGATAATCTGCTCCATCGACACAAACCCGGCGCTGCCAGGCAGCAGCTTAGAACCAATGTTCTTCCCGCCTACCGCTTCCACCAGCGCGCCCCAGCCGTTATGCCCGTGGGTGAAGCAGCAGTTCTCGGTGTTACCGGCGATCGGCTCAATAAACACCGTCGGTTTGTTTTTAACCTCGGCGGCAACCTGCTGGATGCGGGCCAGATGTTGCTGGTAATAATCGGTGTACTCTTTGGCGCGTTGTTCCTGATTAAGCACGGTGCCCAGCAGTTTCACGCTGTTGGCGGTGTTCTCTACCGGGTGCAGTTCATAGTCAACAAATACTACCGGGATATTGAGCTTTTTAAGGGAGTTAATAACGCCGGTTTGCTCCAGCGCAGGTTTGGCCCGCAGTTGCGCAATCATGATGTCCGGCTGCTGCGCCAGCACGCTCTCAAGGTTGACTTCGCCCTGATCGCTAAAGCCCATATCAATAATTTTGGTGGCTTCAGGCCATTTACGCTTCAACACATCCCAGGTTTGGGTGTCCTGTTTTTTCGGCAGGTTATTCCAGGCCACCACGCGTTTGAACGGGTCTTCACGGTCAAGCAGCGCGAGGGACAGAATGTCGCGCCCGTCCTGCAGGATCACATGCTGAGGTTCTTTTTGGATGGTAATACGCTGGTTATCCATGTCGGTAACCGTGATGGGATAAGTGGTTGCGCCGCAGCCCGCCGAAGCGAGCAGTAACCCTGTCAGGACCAAATTTGCTTTCATTGATTGATACTCTCCATGAGAAAGAGATTAGTTATTATTACTATTTATATTAATAAAGCCTTAATTTCCCACGACATGGCAAGTACTGATTGGTTTAATTTTATTACGTGACAACGTCACATTAACTTAAGTTAAATCGTAAACATATCAATACACCACCCGTAACCCTCATTTGACGCACATGCGCTTTTCCCTTACCCTGCGCGGCATAATTGCATACAGCTCTTCGTAAATTCAGAGGGAAGCGTGAAGAACAGGACTCTTGGCAGTGTTTTTATCGTGGCGGGAACCACAATTGGCGCAGGAATGCTGGCGATGCCGCTGGCGTCTGCGGGCGTAGGGTTTGGCGTCACGCTGCTGATGCTGATAGGCCTTTGGGCATTGATGTGTTACACCGCGCTACTGCTGGTTGAAGTGTATCAGCACGTCTCGGCGGATACCGGCCTTGGCACCCTCGCCCGGCGCTATCTTGGTCGCCCCGGGCAGTGGTTAACGGGGTTCAGTATGCTGTTCCTGATGTACGCCCTGACGGCGGCTTACATCAGCGGAGCCGGTGAACTGCTGGCGGCAAGCCTTAGCCAGTGGCTGTCCACCACTGTCTCTGCCACCTCCGGCGTACTGCTCTTTACCGTCGTGGCGGGTGGGATTGTCTGTATCGGCACCCATATGGTCGATATGTTCAACCGCGTGTTGTTCAGCGCCAAAATCATTCTGCTGGTGGTGATGCTGGCCCTGATGATGCCACATATCCACCACACCAACCTGTTGACGCTACCGATTGAGAAAGGCCTGGCGCTGTCTGCTATCCCGGTCATCTTTACCTCGTTTGGTTTTCACGGCAGCGTGCCGAGCATTGTCAGCTATATGAACGGCAATATTCGCAAACTGCGCTGGGTGTTTATCGTCGGTAGCGCCATCCCGCTGGTCGCCTACATTTTCTGGCAGCTTGCGACTCTGGGCGCGATCGACTCACCAACCTTTACCGGGCTGATGGCGGAACACTCAGGGCTGAATGGCTTCCTGCAGGTGGTTCGTCAGGTCGTGGCCACCCCTCACGTTGAGCTGGCGATCCACCTGTTCGCCGACTTTGCGCTGGCAACCTCGTTCCTTGGGGTTTCCTTGGGCTTATTCGACTATCTGAGCGATCTCTTTGCCCGCAATCGTAAAGCCTCTGGCCGCCTGCAAACCGGGCTGATGACCTTCCTGCCGCCGCTGGTTTTTGCGCTGTTCTACCCGCAGGGGTTTGTGATGGCGCTGGGCTATGCGGGCGTGGCGCTGGCGGTGCTTGCCCTGCTGGTGCCGTCGATGCTGGTATGGCAAAGCCGCAAACAGCACGTCCAGACGACCTGGCGCGTGGCGGGGGGTAAACCTCTGCTGGCGCTGGTCTTTGCCTGCGGGATCGCCGTGATTGTTATTCAGTTCTCGATTACCGTTGGCCTGCTGCCAGAAGTTGGGTAATTTTCATCCTGTTCACGCGGGGTATTCGCCCCGCGTTCTTCATTTTTTTCTGTCAATTCCCCGCTAAATCATCAGGATTTTGGATATAAAACCAGTAATTATGTAAGCAGAGTTAATATTGTAAATGCTAATTATTGTTATTATCATCTCAATTCCCATTATAAAATCGCTTCAGTTCAGATAAACAACATCATGAATCGCATTCCTTTTGGTTCTACTTTCGTTCGCCAGGCACTTCTTAATTCAAAATTATTAATCATTTCAACCTTCATCGTGGGCGCCCCGGCTTTTGCCGCCGACAAACCGAAGGAAGACACCTTAACCGTGGTCGCCAACGCGAACCCGGATGGCTCACCAACCAGCTATACCCAGGATGACTCCACCATCGCCTCCCGCAGCAAAACGCCGCGCAGCGAAATCCCTCAGTCCGTTAGCGTCGTGACGCCGCAGGTGATTGACGACTACGCGGTCACCTCGGTCAATGATGCGATGAAGTTCGTCAGCGGCGTCACGCAGAGTAATACCCTCGGCGGCATCGAGGACGGCTTTGTCAAACGTGGGTTTGGCTCGAACAGCGATGGCTCCGTGTTCATTGACGGCGTGCGCAGCAACCAGGGCCTGGCGATGGACTCCAGCATCGATCGTGTCGAGGTGCTGAAAGGCTCGGCCTCCCTGCTCTACGGCATTCTGAATCCCGGGGGCGTGATTAACCTCGTTAGCAAGAAGCCGCAGTACACCTGGAACACACACGTCAGCGGCACCAGCAGCAGCAATGGCGGCGGTTCCGGGATGGTGGACGTCACCGGCCCGCTCGGCAACGGCTTCGCCTTCCGGCTGGTCGCGGAGCGCCAGCATGAAGGTTACTGGCGTAACTTTGGTACCGACGAACACACGCTTATTGCCCCGTCGCTAAGCTGGTACGGCGATAAAGCCTCTTTCAATATCAGCTATGTAGAATACAAGTTTGATATTCCGTATGACCGCGGCACGGCATTTATCAACGGCAAACCGCTGAACATCCCTTACGATCGCCGCATTGATGATTACGCCAACCACGCCTGGGGCAAAAATAAGCGCCTGACGACCAACTACGCGTACAAGCTGGATGACACCTGGGAAACTAACCTGAACTACGCCTGGATGCAGCGCCGCTACGACAGTAACGAAGTGCGTGCCACGGCGGTGGATCCTAACAGCGGTCTGGTTTCCCGCCGGGCTGATGCTAACCGTGGCTTTAACCACCAGACGGATTATGCCTCCTGGGACATCAGCGGTAGCCCTGAATTGCTGGGCATGACCCACGACATCACGCTCGGGGCGGATTACGAGCAGAACGAAACTTACAAAAAGTATTCCTACCGTGGGAAGGTGACGAAAACCTTCAACATGTATAACCCGGTGTACGGCGTCTCGCCGGTAACCAACGGCAGTACCTATAGCGACTCCAACAGTAACCTGCGCACAAACCTCTACAGCCGCTCCGTGTTTGCGAAAGACAGCATTCACCTGACGGACGAGTGGATTGCCGTGCTGGGTGGCCGCCTGCAGCGCTATACCCAAACCTCCAGCGCCGGCTGGGTGAACCCACAAACCACGCTGGAAGACCGGGGTAATGCTTTCCTGCCGCAGCTGGGGCTGGTGTATAAAATCGTGCCTGACGTTTCGCTGTACGGCAGCTATAGCAAGTCGTTCACCCCGTCCACCCAAACGGACGACAACGGTAA
This Klebsiella michiganensis DNA region includes the following protein-coding sequences:
- a CDS encoding NAD-dependent malic enzyme; amino-acid sequence: MDIKPKKHRSLYIPYAGPVLLEFPLLNKGSAFSIEERRNFNLLGLLPEVVETIEEQAERAWIQYQGFKTEIDKHIYLRNIQDTNETLFYRLVENHLEEMMPVIYTPTVGSACERFSEIYRRSRGVFINYENRHHMDDILQNVPNHNIKVIVVTDGERILGLGDQGIGGMGIPIGKLSLYTACGGISPAYTLPVVLDVGTNNQQLLNDPLYMGSRHPRITGDDYYEFVDEFIQAVRHRWPDVLLQFEDFAQKNAMPLLTRYRDEICSFNDDIQGTAAVTVGTLIAASRAAGSQLNQQKIVFLGAGSAGCGIAEQIIAQMQREGLSEEAARSNVFMVDRFGLLTDNMPNLLSFQTKLVQSRESLAEWDLENEAISLLDVVRNAKPNILIGVSGQTGLFTEEIIREMHKHCARPIVMPLSNPTSRVEATPQDIITWTDGAALVATGSPFAPVTWKDKTYPIAQCNNAYIFPGIGLGVIASGASRITDEMLMAASESLAQHSPLLNDGEGMVLPELKDIQKVSRAIAFAVAKIAQQQGVAVVTSAEALKQAIDDNFWLPEYRDYRRTSI
- a CDS encoding LysR family transcriptional regulator, with amino-acid sequence MSIKLVDFSYFVIVAKYRSFRQAAEEVGLTPSAVSHSIRQLEERLKVRLFNRTTRSVSLTEAGRKLYEKVAPAFDDISLTLDELNLYRDTPMGIIRLNVVRQGGRLQLAPLIADFTRQYPDIQVEVQMDDRLVDIVKAQLDAGVRLNRVLEKDMKAIPIGPPVRYAVVATPGYFALHGTPTEPQALTEHHCIQFRYPSGKAFGWYFEQAERREEVVVKGPVVVDDLDIALDMALNGVGLAYVLREMAESHLKSGKLISVLDDWLPELPGFHLYFPNRKHPSAAFRAFLDFLKARN
- a CDS encoding ABC transporter substrate-binding protein, with the translated sequence MKANLVLTGLLLASAGCGATTYPITVTDMDNQRITIQKEPQHVILQDGRDILSLALLDREDPFKRVVAWNNLPKKQDTQTWDVLKRKWPEATKIIDMGFSDQGEVNLESVLAQQPDIMIAQLRAKPALEQTGVINSLKKLNIPVVFVDYELHPVENTANSVKLLGTVLNQEQRAKEYTDYYQQHLARIQQVAAEVKNKPTVFIEPIAGNTENCCFTHGHNGWGALVEAVGGKNIGSKLLPGSAGFVSMEQIIAMKPDVYIMSGSKRPNPSVLPFGYGGTPQEVNATFSKLLARNTFQNIEPVKEGKVYGVYHHFYNHPYNIVGMEILAKDLYPQKLQGLDPTADYHQIITQFTQIPDDPILLSYAYKKP
- a CDS encoding tyrosine transporter TyrP (tyrosine specific permease): MKNRTLGSVFIVAGTTIGAGMLAMPLASAGVGFGVTLLMLIGLWALMCYTALLLVEVYQHVSADTGLGTLARRYLGRPGQWLTGFSMLFLMYALTAAYISGAGELLAASLSQWLSTTVSATSGVLLFTVVAGGIVCIGTHMVDMFNRVLFSAKIILLVVMLALMMPHIHHTNLLTLPIEKGLALSAIPVIFTSFGFHGSVPSIVSYMNGNIRKLRWVFIVGSAIPLVAYIFWQLATLGAIDSPTFTGLMAEHSGLNGFLQVVRQVVATPHVELAIHLFADFALATSFLGVSLGLFDYLSDLFARNRKASGRLQTGLMTFLPPLVFALFYPQGFVMALGYAGVALAVLALLVPSMLVWQSRKQHVQTTWRVAGGKPLLALVFACGIAVIVIQFSITVGLLPEVG
- a CDS encoding ligand-gated channel, which gives rise to MNRIPFGSTFVRQALLNSKLLIISTFIVGAPAFAADKPKEDTLTVVANANPDGSPTSYTQDDSTIASRSKTPRSEIPQSVSVVTPQVIDDYAVTSVNDAMKFVSGVTQSNTLGGIEDGFVKRGFGSNSDGSVFIDGVRSNQGLAMDSSIDRVEVLKGSASLLYGILNPGGVINLVSKKPQYTWNTHVSGTSSSNGGGSGMVDVTGPLGNGFAFRLVAERQHEGYWRNFGTDEHTLIAPSLSWYGDKASFNISYVEYKFDIPYDRGTAFINGKPLNIPYDRRIDDYANHAWGKNKRLTTNYAYKLDDTWETNLNYAWMQRRYDSNEVRATAVDPNSGLVSRRADANRGFNHQTDYASWDISGSPELLGMTHDITLGADYEQNETYKKYSYRGKVTKTFNMYNPVYGVSPVTNGSTYSDSNSNLRTNLYSRSVFAKDSIHLTDEWIAVLGGRLQRYTQTSSAGWVNPQTTLEDRGNAFLPQLGLVYKIVPDVSLYGSYSKSFTPSTQTDDNGNVASTEKGTTWEVGAKWQMSPRLTSSLALYRIDEKDMSVFINGVTRNIPKARSTGAELELNGEIAQDWNLTANYSYDKTEIVEDDINPVNVGNRLVNAPTTMGGLYLSHTLRFSWLPGELRLGGGGRYVGSRAGDPENSFTMPAYTVADAFVAWDSKLVGKNTELKLNVKNLFDREYYESSAGNLRVIEGEPRTVYLSASVDF